A region of Longimicrobium sp. DNA encodes the following proteins:
- a CDS encoding DMT family transporter: MKSRQVYLSLVLVQVLFSTLPIAVKVALRELSSPALAMLRVTFAAMLFLVLHRVLVGERVRSLRDYLELALYSVFGVIANQLLYITALTLTTATAAQTFTAAGPAMTLLIAILLRKESATPAKWLGIGLAASGALYLVGMGGNTGAALGNLLALLNVACFSVYLVISRGLVQRYHPLTVITWVFVFGVPGMMPWGAAPLLAEAGRATAVTWTALAWIVVGPTVGAYYLNVYALTRVESSVVSVFVYIQPILTAVLATWLLHERPSARLLPAALLIFAGVSVTVWAGRLARARGAVQDSAELVEE; encoded by the coding sequence TTGAAGTCGCGGCAGGTGTACTTATCGCTGGTGCTGGTGCAGGTGCTCTTCTCCACGCTCCCCATCGCGGTGAAGGTGGCGCTCCGCGAGCTTTCGAGCCCCGCGCTGGCGATGCTGCGCGTGACCTTTGCGGCGATGCTTTTCCTGGTGCTCCACCGCGTGCTGGTGGGGGAGCGCGTCCGCTCCCTTCGCGACTACCTGGAGCTGGCGCTGTACTCCGTCTTCGGGGTCATCGCCAACCAGCTCCTCTACATCACCGCGCTCACCCTGACCACGGCCACGGCCGCGCAGACCTTCACCGCCGCGGGCCCCGCGATGACGCTGCTCATCGCCATCCTGCTTAGGAAGGAGAGCGCGACGCCCGCCAAGTGGCTGGGGATCGGGCTGGCGGCATCGGGGGCGCTCTACCTGGTGGGGATGGGCGGGAACACCGGCGCCGCGCTCGGCAACCTGCTGGCGCTGCTCAACGTCGCCTGCTTCTCCGTGTACCTGGTGATCTCGCGCGGGCTGGTGCAGCGCTATCACCCGCTGACGGTCATCACCTGGGTCTTCGTCTTCGGCGTTCCGGGAATGATGCCGTGGGGCGCCGCCCCCCTGCTGGCCGAAGCGGGGCGCGCCACAGCGGTCACCTGGACGGCGCTGGCCTGGATCGTGGTCGGACCCACGGTGGGCGCCTACTACCTGAACGTCTACGCGCTCACCCGGGTGGAGAGCAGCGTGGTGAGCGTCTTCGTCTACATCCAGCCGATCCTCACCGCCGTGCTGGCGACCTGGCTCCTCCACGAGCGCCCCTCCGCCCGCCTTCTTCCCGCCGCGCTCCTGATCTTCGCGGGCGTCTCGGTCACCGTCTGGGCCGGCCGCCTCGCCCGCGCCCGCGGCGCGGTTCAGGATTCGGCGGAGCTGGTGGAGGAATGA
- a CDS encoding PHP domain-containing protein yields the protein MAELLRVDMHVHTRHSPDSLNPLEGILAAMDERGIDRVVIADHNRIEGALRLRDLAPGRVLVGEEVKTREGPDIIGIFLTDAIPRGTPLRETCEAIRGQGGVVYVPHPFDTRRSGAGKLLDEIAELVDVVEAHNARTFRPELNERGESWARAAGKRLGAGSDAHTLAEIGAAFVEVPPFEPTRDGLLRALDAGRVAARGTSSQLVVLGSAYAKVRKLILPD from the coding sequence GTGGCTGAGCTGCTGCGCGTGGACATGCACGTCCACACCCGCCACTCGCCGGACTCGCTGAACCCGCTGGAGGGGATCCTCGCCGCGATGGACGAGCGGGGGATCGACCGCGTGGTCATCGCCGACCACAACCGCATCGAGGGCGCCCTCCGCCTGCGCGACCTGGCGCCCGGGCGCGTGCTAGTGGGCGAGGAGGTGAAGACGCGAGAGGGGCCGGACATCATCGGCATCTTCCTCACCGACGCGATCCCCCGTGGAACGCCGCTGCGCGAGACGTGCGAGGCGATCCGGGGCCAGGGCGGCGTCGTGTACGTTCCGCACCCCTTCGACACGCGCCGCAGCGGGGCGGGGAAGCTGCTGGACGAGATCGCGGAGCTGGTGGACGTGGTGGAGGCGCACAACGCGCGTACCTTTCGCCCCGAGCTGAACGAAAGGGGCGAATCGTGGGCGCGCGCGGCGGGAAAGCGCCTCGGCGCGGGCTCGGACGCGCACACGCTGGCCGAGATCGGTGCCGCCTTCGTGGAGGTGCCCCCGTTCGAGCCCACGCGCGACGGATTGCTCCGCGCGCTGGACGCGGGGCGGGTGGCGGCGCGGGGGACCTCGTCGCAGCTCGTGGTGCTGGGCTCGGCGTATGCAAAGGTGCGCAAGCTGATCCTTCCCGACTGA
- a CDS encoding pyridoxal-dependent decarboxylase: MNDHNNYRREAPVDLASIFLGPKGENADIFERLLLEAFRDHVFWRRNFHPEDGFQVREMDRLAPEYQASLSTLSTELMGLLGELKAGVPFFSPRYIGHMSSDLTMASLIGYFATMLYNPNNVAAEASPVTTRMELEVADQLARMIGYDPAKQWGHLTSGGTVANFEALWVARNVKYLPMAVRWAAEEAGVGGLSVGTPAGGRASLDDMDLWGLLNVAPEDAMDLADAFRARLGDDAAAVEALAQHSLAGLGYQEFGRRLSQQFGDALQDGAVLVPSTAHYSWEKICRALGIGGRQLIHVPVDRRFRMDPAALEATVHALADRKQPIIACVSVIGTTEESAVDRLDLIADVRDRVARERGVAFHLHADAAWGGYAASITRGPDGRRRSYEDALADYAPEAWPEEGVYRGLCAMERTDTVTIDPHKLGFIPYPAGAVSFRDLRVRELVAVEAPYLFHRGASEWGYIGRFIFEGSKPGAAAAGVWMSHKVLPLDSSGYGRLIGETARGALLLHRRLSSGDWGPFTLFPLPLPDLNIVCFAIGHPSLTTLEATNDFAGRVYGAMSVSEERSARQLDYFVTKTVLRAREYGHAADPILEALGFSREDYERAGGVSVIRCTVMDPFLASRRGKMDFVGGFAKTLRGVLEAVL, from the coding sequence ATGAACGATCACAACAACTATCGGCGCGAGGCCCCCGTGGACCTCGCGTCCATCTTTTTAGGGCCCAAGGGCGAGAACGCGGACATCTTCGAGCGGCTGCTGCTGGAGGCGTTCCGCGACCACGTCTTCTGGAGGCGCAACTTCCACCCGGAGGACGGCTTCCAGGTGCGGGAGATGGACAGGCTAGCGCCCGAGTACCAGGCTTCGCTTTCGACGCTCTCCACCGAGCTGATGGGGCTGCTGGGCGAGCTCAAGGCGGGGGTGCCCTTCTTCAGCCCGCGCTACATCGGGCACATGTCCAGCGACCTGACGATGGCGAGCCTGATCGGCTACTTCGCCACCATGCTGTACAACCCGAACAACGTGGCCGCCGAGGCGTCGCCCGTCACCACGCGGATGGAGCTGGAGGTGGCGGACCAGCTCGCGCGCATGATCGGCTACGATCCCGCCAAGCAGTGGGGGCACCTCACCTCGGGCGGCACCGTCGCGAATTTCGAGGCGCTCTGGGTCGCGCGCAACGTGAAGTACCTTCCCATGGCGGTGCGCTGGGCGGCGGAGGAGGCGGGGGTCGGCGGGCTGTCGGTGGGCACTCCCGCGGGTGGACGCGCGTCGCTGGACGACATGGACCTGTGGGGTCTCCTCAACGTCGCGCCCGAGGACGCCATGGACCTGGCCGACGCCTTCCGCGCGCGGCTCGGGGATGACGCGGCGGCGGTGGAGGCGCTGGCGCAGCACTCGCTGGCCGGGCTCGGCTACCAGGAGTTCGGGCGGCGCCTGTCGCAGCAGTTCGGCGACGCGCTGCAGGACGGGGCGGTGCTGGTCCCCTCCACCGCGCACTACTCGTGGGAGAAGATCTGCCGCGCGCTGGGGATCGGCGGGCGGCAGCTCATCCACGTCCCGGTGGACCGGCGCTTTCGCATGGACCCCGCCGCGCTGGAGGCGACGGTGCACGCCCTGGCGGACCGCAAGCAGCCCATCATCGCCTGCGTCTCCGTGATCGGGACGACGGAGGAGAGCGCGGTGGACCGCCTGGACCTGATCGCCGACGTGCGCGACCGGGTGGCGCGGGAGCGCGGCGTCGCCTTCCACCTGCACGCGGACGCGGCGTGGGGCGGCTACGCGGCGTCCATCACACGCGGGCCGGACGGGCGGCGACGCTCCTACGAGGACGCGCTCGCCGACTATGCGCCCGAGGCGTGGCCCGAAGAGGGAGTGTACCGTGGCCTCTGCGCAATGGAGCGCACCGATACCGTCACCATTGACCCGCACAAGCTGGGCTTTATCCCGTACCCGGCGGGCGCGGTCTCCTTTCGCGACCTGCGGGTGCGCGAGCTGGTGGCGGTGGAGGCGCCGTACCTGTTCCACCGCGGCGCGTCGGAGTGGGGGTACATCGGGCGCTTCATCTTCGAGGGGTCGAAGCCGGGCGCGGCGGCGGCGGGGGTGTGGATGTCGCACAAGGTGCTCCCGCTCGACTCCAGCGGCTACGGCCGGCTGATCGGCGAGACGGCGCGCGGGGCCCTCCTCCTGCACCGCCGCCTGTCGAGCGGCGACTGGGGCCCGTTTACCCTCTTCCCGCTCCCCCTGCCGGACCTGAACATCGTCTGCTTCGCGATCGGCCACCCATCGCTCACCACGCTGGAGGCGACCAACGACTTCGCCGGGCGCGTGTACGGCGCCATGAGCGTGTCCGAGGAGCGCTCCGCGCGGCAGCTCGACTACTTCGTCACCAAGACCGTGCTGCGCGCGCGGGAGTACGGCCACGCCGCCGACCCCATTCTCGAAGCACTCGGCTTCTCGCGCGAAGACTACGAGCGCGCGGGCGGCGTCAGCGTCATCCGCTGCACCGTGATGGACCCGTTCCTCGCCTCGCGGCGCGGGAAGATGGACTTCGTGGGCGGGTTCGCGAAGACGCTGCGGGGGGTGCTGGAGGCGGTGCTGTGA
- a CDS encoding prolipoprotein diacylglyceryl transferase has product MYPVLIQIGGFTVTSFGVMMALAFLVAGWVASRELARVGLDPEQAWDMVGYAAVFGILGSKIYYMILNWQDTMADPMRALLSRSGLVWYGGLILAAAVIAWRVKKTGMPLGRMADASALALAVGYAIGRMGCFLVGDDYGRPSDLPWAVAFPNGAPPSTAANLREFGVDIPASVPADTVYAVHPTQLYEVGMSLIIFFILKRVQPRLATPGMLFMVWVSLAGVERFIVEIFRAKDDRFLGVLTVAQLISVLLMAAGVAGVAYLARRADKGPTATRRTAAA; this is encoded by the coding sequence ATGTACCCGGTTCTGATCCAGATCGGCGGATTCACGGTCACCTCTTTCGGGGTGATGATGGCGCTGGCCTTTCTCGTCGCCGGGTGGGTGGCGTCGCGCGAGCTGGCCCGCGTGGGGCTGGACCCGGAGCAGGCGTGGGACATGGTGGGATACGCCGCCGTTTTCGGGATCCTGGGGTCCAAGATCTACTACATGATCCTGAACTGGCAGGACACGATGGCCGATCCCATGCGCGCCCTCCTGTCTCGTTCGGGGCTCGTGTGGTACGGCGGCTTGATCCTGGCGGCGGCGGTGATCGCGTGGCGCGTGAAGAAGACGGGGATGCCGCTGGGCCGCATGGCGGACGCCTCCGCGCTCGCGCTGGCGGTGGGGTACGCCATCGGGCGCATGGGGTGCTTCCTGGTGGGCGACGATTACGGGCGCCCCTCCGACCTGCCGTGGGCCGTGGCTTTCCCCAACGGCGCGCCTCCCTCGACGGCCGCCAACCTGCGCGAGTTCGGCGTGGACATCCCGGCGAGCGTGCCAGCCGACACCGTCTACGCGGTGCACCCCACGCAGCTCTACGAAGTGGGGATGTCGCTCATCATCTTCTTCATCCTGAAGCGCGTGCAGCCGCGCCTGGCCACGCCGGGGATGCTCTTCATGGTGTGGGTGTCGCTGGCCGGTGTGGAGCGCTTCATCGTGGAGATCTTCCGCGCCAAGGACGACCGCTTCCTGGGGGTGCTCACGGTCGCGCAGCTCATCAGTGTCCTGCTGATGGCGGCGGGTGTCGCGGGGGTGGCGTACCTGGCGCGGCGCGCCGACAAGGGTCCCACGGCCACGCGCCGCACGGCCGCCGCGTGA
- a CDS encoding DUF3131 domain-containing protein produces MPARSRKLIKLAAAALITVAAAACADDAPDSLLPELPSPGRPDPHPDQAFLLEAARGAWTYVDREYQPQTGLVNSVRSYTYATVWDMASGLAAFHCARELGIITPQDFDTRMTRALQTIEGLRFFDEVAPNKNYSTLTGAVAGRDDRDQTVGERGFGWSTTDVGRFLVWLKIIETRHPQYAPAVRRIVARMKLAEMVRDGYLSGAELTPAGQLMRYQEGRLVYEQYAAYGYALWGQRAERALSLRENSLPIQVYGVPLLADRRGDDFLTSEPFILMGMELGWNREMKQLATGSLEAQEERYRRTGEVTFVSEDHVPIAPYYFYYYAISYRGNPFSVGVQGSETVLDGPRWISAKAAFAWHALLPSPYTRLGAEAVAPALSPVRGWSSGVFERSRAPTESENVNTAAAILEAALYSVERLPLVH; encoded by the coding sequence GTGCCCGCTCGTTCGCGAAAACTCATCAAACTCGCCGCCGCCGCGCTCATCACCGTCGCGGCGGCTGCGTGCGCCGACGACGCGCCGGATTCGCTGCTCCCCGAGCTTCCGAGCCCCGGCCGGCCCGATCCGCACCCGGACCAGGCCTTCCTGCTGGAGGCGGCGCGCGGCGCGTGGACGTACGTGGACCGCGAGTACCAGCCGCAGACGGGGCTGGTCAACTCGGTCAGGAGCTACACGTACGCCACCGTCTGGGATATGGCGAGCGGGCTGGCGGCGTTCCACTGCGCACGCGAGCTGGGAATCATCACGCCCCAGGACTTCGACACGCGCATGACGCGGGCACTGCAGACGATCGAGGGTCTGCGCTTCTTCGATGAGGTGGCGCCGAACAAGAACTACTCCACCCTCACCGGTGCAGTGGCCGGGCGCGACGATCGCGACCAGACGGTGGGGGAGCGCGGGTTCGGATGGTCCACGACCGACGTCGGGCGGTTCCTGGTGTGGCTCAAGATCATCGAGACGCGCCATCCGCAGTACGCTCCGGCGGTGCGGCGGATCGTGGCGCGGATGAAGCTCGCGGAGATGGTGCGCGACGGGTATCTCTCCGGCGCGGAGCTCACCCCAGCGGGGCAGCTGATGCGATACCAGGAGGGGCGGCTGGTATACGAGCAGTACGCGGCGTACGGATACGCGCTCTGGGGCCAGCGCGCCGAGCGGGCGCTGAGCCTGCGCGAGAACTCGCTTCCCATTCAGGTCTACGGCGTTCCGCTCCTGGCCGACCGGCGTGGCGACGACTTCCTCACCAGCGAGCCGTTCATCCTGATGGGGATGGAGCTGGGGTGGAACCGCGAGATGAAGCAGCTCGCGACCGGTTCTCTGGAGGCGCAGGAGGAGCGGTACCGGCGCACCGGCGAGGTCACCTTCGTGAGCGAGGACCACGTCCCCATCGCCCCGTACTACTTCTACTACTACGCGATCAGCTACCGCGGAAACCCCTTCTCCGTGGGCGTGCAGGGGAGCGAGACCGTGCTGGACGGGCCGCGCTGGATCAGCGCCAAGGCCGCCTTTGCCTGGCACGCGCTCCTTCCCAGCCCCTACACCCGCCTGGGCGCCGAGGCCGTCGCGCCCGCCCTCAGCCCGGTCCGCGGGTGGAGCTCGGGCGTCTTTGAACGGAGCCGCGCCCCCACGGAAAGCGAGAACGTCAACACCGCCGCCGCCATTCTAGAGGCCGCCCTGTACAGCGTGGAGCGGCTTCCGCTGGTGCACTGA
- a CDS encoding penicillin acylase family protein, with translation MKKLGYAVLALLLLVVAGLGGTRWYMGRAEPDPGRDAALAGLGAPVEVWRDSLAVPHVWARSEADLFRAMGYVHAQDRLWQMELFRRVADGRMAEILGPDLVDTDRFLRTVGMGRAAAEDERMLDPRARALLQAYADGVNAWMRGNPGPLPPEFMVLRFRPEPWKVRNTLSIAKIMAWDLAGWELDLELQRAVDAVGPELGRDLLPAYPDSGITIMEDVAVAPAAAPAAPRVSGMPIPSIPPLAAALLDGASAARASNAWVIGGSRTRSGKPILANDMHLALRAPALWYLAALHGGGLNVAGMTLPGVPVVIAGHNDRVAWGFTNAMVDDVDFFIEETDPADSTRYRTERGSEPFIVRHDTIRVKGEAPVVHRVRATRHGPVLSDVEKRSGGRVLAMKWTALDPSREVSAFFGMNRARNAAEFVAAMHDFRTPHQNVVFADVEGAFGYQMGGRVPVRRNGGGVLPARGWTGEGEWTRYLEISEHPRQFNPSRGYIVTANNLQSRVLHARIGTEYVGPARAERITQMVREGGRMTAADVARQQMDVRDLFALRHLPLAIRAAGLARDTAAARTLRTWDGSATLDSRAAPLFYTWFDALRKLVGDDEFRGKPPYFGRGTLDRLLAHGGGAWVDDIRTPKRETLDELSAEAMRQAVRTVAGRSWGEMHSTRMDHPMGVVSALDRAFGLNIGPFPSPGSSNTVNALGLGRRQAPYVNSYGPSQRHVVDMARVDDEGGFIIPTGQSGIPTSRHYRDQTPLWREGRLWRIPLDRRKAEARTVARLTLRPR, from the coding sequence ATGAAGAAGCTCGGGTACGCCGTGCTGGCGCTGCTGCTGCTCGTCGTTGCGGGATTGGGGGGCACAAGATGGTACATGGGCCGCGCGGAGCCGGACCCCGGGCGCGACGCGGCGCTCGCGGGGCTGGGCGCGCCGGTGGAGGTGTGGCGAGACTCGCTGGCGGTGCCGCACGTGTGGGCGCGCAGCGAGGCGGACCTCTTCCGCGCCATGGGCTACGTCCACGCGCAGGACCGGCTCTGGCAGATGGAGCTCTTTCGGCGCGTGGCGGACGGCCGCATGGCCGAGATCCTGGGCCCCGACCTGGTGGACACCGACCGCTTCCTGCGCACCGTCGGGATGGGCCGCGCCGCCGCCGAGGACGAGCGGATGCTCGATCCCCGCGCCCGCGCGCTCCTCCAAGCGTACGCGGACGGCGTGAACGCCTGGATGCGCGGAAACCCCGGGCCGCTCCCCCCCGAGTTCATGGTCCTCCGCTTCCGGCCGGAGCCGTGGAAGGTCCGCAACACGCTCTCCATCGCCAAGATCATGGCGTGGGACCTGGCCGGGTGGGAGCTCGACCTCGAGCTCCAGCGCGCCGTCGACGCCGTGGGCCCGGAACTCGGCCGCGACCTCCTCCCCGCCTATCCCGACTCCGGCATCACCATCATGGAAGACGTGGCGGTGGCGCCCGCCGCCGCGCCCGCCGCCCCCCGCGTCTCGGGGATGCCGATCCCGTCGATCCCGCCGCTCGCCGCGGCGCTGCTGGACGGCGCGTCCGCGGCGAGGGCGTCGAACGCGTGGGTGATCGGCGGGTCGCGGACGAGGTCTGGTAAGCCCATCCTCGCCAACGACATGCACCTGGCGCTGCGGGCGCCGGCGCTCTGGTACCTGGCCGCGCTGCACGGCGGCGGATTGAACGTGGCGGGGATGACCCTTCCCGGCGTCCCGGTGGTGATCGCCGGGCACAACGACCGCGTGGCCTGGGGCTTCACCAACGCCATGGTGGACGACGTGGACTTCTTCATCGAGGAGACCGATCCCGCCGACAGCACGCGCTACCGCACGGAGCGGGGATCGGAACCGTTCATCGTCCGCCACGACACCATCCGCGTCAAAGGCGAGGCGCCCGTGGTGCACCGCGTCCGCGCCACGCGCCACGGCCCCGTGCTCTCCGACGTGGAGAAGCGCTCCGGCGGCCGCGTGCTGGCGATGAAGTGGACGGCGCTTGATCCGTCGCGCGAAGTGTCGGCCTTCTTCGGGATGAACCGCGCGCGCAACGCCGCTGAGTTCGTGGCCGCCATGCACGACTTCCGCACGCCGCACCAGAACGTCGTCTTCGCGGACGTGGAGGGCGCATTCGGCTACCAGATGGGCGGGCGCGTCCCCGTGCGCCGCAACGGCGGCGGCGTCCTCCCCGCCCGCGGCTGGACGGGCGAGGGGGAGTGGACGCGCTACCTGGAGATCTCCGAGCACCCGCGCCAGTTCAACCCATCGCGGGGCTACATCGTCACCGCCAACAACCTGCAGTCGCGCGTGCTGCACGCCCGCATTGGAACCGAGTACGTGGGCCCCGCGCGCGCGGAGCGGATCACGCAGATGGTGCGCGAGGGAGGCCGCATGACCGCCGCCGACGTCGCGCGCCAGCAGATGGACGTGCGCGACCTCTTCGCCCTGCGCCACCTTCCGCTCGCCATCCGCGCCGCCGGCCTCGCGCGCGACACCGCCGCGGCGCGCACGCTGCGCACGTGGGACGGAAGCGCCACGCTGGACTCGCGCGCGGCGCCGCTCTTCTACACCTGGTTCGACGCCCTCCGCAAGCTCGTCGGGGACGACGAGTTCCGCGGCAAGCCACCGTACTTCGGCCGCGGCACCCTGGACCGCCTCCTGGCTCACGGCGGCGGCGCATGGGTGGACGACATCCGTACTCCGAAGCGCGAGACGCTGGACGAGCTCTCCGCCGAGGCCATGCGCCAGGCGGTGCGCACGGTGGCAGGGCGTAGTTGGGGCGAGATGCACAGCACGCGCATGGATCACCCGATGGGCGTCGTCAGCGCGCTCGACCGCGCCTTCGGCCTCAACATCGGCCCCTTTCCCTCCCCCGGCTCCTCGAACACGGTGAACGCGCTCGGTCTGGGCCGGCGGCAGGCGCCGTACGTCAACAGCTACGGCCCCAGCCAGCGCCACGTAGTCGACATGGCGCGCGTGGACGACGAGGGAGGCTTCATCATCCCAACGGGTCAGTCCGGCATCCCCACCTCCCGCCACTACCGCGACCAGACCCCGCTCTGGCGCGAAGGCCGCCTCTGGCGCATCCCCCTCGACCGCCGCAAGGCCGAGGCGCGGACGGTGGCGCGGCTCACGCTGCGGCCCCGGTAG
- the coaE gene encoding dephospho-CoA kinase (Dephospho-CoA kinase (CoaE) performs the final step in coenzyme A biosynthesis.): protein MLKVGLTGNIAAGKSTVARIWRSLDATVVDADVLSRQAVEPGTPALARIAEEWGDEVVEAGGGLDRAALRRIVFADPSARERLEAIVHPAVAELREEAYRAAEERGERVVVADIPLLFEAGLVDDFDAVVLVDAPEEVRLARLVGDRGMDPEEARRMIAAQMPSELKRARADFVISNAGTLMELDRRSREVWTELARRARG, encoded by the coding sequence ATGCTGAAGGTGGGGCTCACCGGGAACATCGCCGCGGGCAAGTCCACGGTGGCGCGCATCTGGCGCTCGCTCGACGCCACCGTGGTGGACGCCGACGTCCTTTCGCGCCAGGCGGTGGAGCCGGGGACGCCGGCGCTGGCCCGCATCGCGGAGGAGTGGGGCGACGAGGTGGTGGAGGCCGGGGGCGGGCTGGACCGCGCCGCGCTGCGCCGCATCGTCTTCGCCGACCCGAGCGCGCGCGAGCGGCTGGAGGCCATCGTGCACCCCGCCGTCGCCGAGCTACGCGAGGAGGCGTACCGCGCCGCGGAGGAGCGGGGGGAGCGCGTGGTGGTGGCGGACATCCCCCTCCTCTTCGAAGCGGGGCTGGTGGACGACTTCGACGCGGTGGTGCTGGTGGACGCCCCGGAGGAGGTGCGCCTGGCGCGGCTGGTGGGCGACCGCGGGATGGACCCGGAGGAGGCGCGCCGCATGATCGCCGCGCAGATGCCGTCCGAGTTGAAGCGCGCGCGCGCCGACTTCGTGATTTCCAACGCGGGGACGCTGATGGAGCTGGACCGCCGCTCGCGCGAGGTGTGGACCGAGCTGGCGCGGCGCGCGCGTGGCTGA
- a CDS encoding metallophosphoesterase has translation MNRRRFLGAAAALGAAALGADAAWWEPRSLDVTRHRLSLPRGHASLRFVQITDLHLRGIGSIHRRIAAETARARPDFALLTGDSVDQPDALPTLDAFLALLDPRLPKYAILGNWEHWSGVDLRALAAVYERHNARLLVNESAVHPHPSGPVAITGLDDLVGAPDLRAALRGAESAPVRLLLAHSPAYRDTVAAHAHPVGAIPSEPVDVAGITLMLSGHTHGGQVTVGGWAPLVPPGSGRYVRGWFRGDGAPPLYVSRGIGTSVLPIRFGATPELTVFTG, from the coding sequence GTGAACCGCCGCCGCTTCCTTGGAGCGGCGGCGGCGCTGGGTGCCGCGGCGCTCGGCGCCGACGCGGCGTGGTGGGAGCCGCGCTCGCTCGATGTTACGCGCCACCGTCTCTCCCTCCCGCGGGGGCACGCGTCCCTCCGCTTCGTCCAGATCACCGATCTGCACCTGCGCGGGATCGGCTCGATCCACCGCCGCATCGCCGCCGAGACCGCGCGCGCCCGCCCCGACTTCGCCCTGCTGACGGGCGACTCGGTAGACCAGCCTGACGCCCTCCCCACGCTGGACGCCTTCCTCGCCCTCCTCGACCCGCGCCTCCCCAAGTATGCGATCCTGGGCAACTGGGAGCACTGGAGCGGCGTGGACCTGCGCGCGCTCGCGGCCGTTTACGAGCGCCACAACGCGCGGCTCCTGGTGAACGAGTCCGCCGTGCACCCCCACCCGTCAGGACCCGTCGCGATCACGGGTCTGGACGACCTCGTGGGCGCCCCCGACCTCCGCGCCGCATTGCGTGGCGCCGAGTCGGCACCGGTGCGCCTCCTCCTGGCCCACTCCCCCGCCTACCGCGACACCGTCGCCGCGCACGCGCACCCCGTCGGCGCCATCCCGAGCGAGCCCGTGGACGTCGCCGGCATCACGCTCATGCTGTCAGGGCACACGCACGGCGGGCAGGTCACCGTCGGCGGCTGGGCGCCGCTCGTTCCGCCGGGGAGCGGCCGCTACGTGCGCGGCTGGTTCCGCGGCGACGGCGCGCCGCCACTCTACGTCTCCCGCGGGATCGGCACCTCCGTGCTCCCCATCCGCTTTGGGGCCACACCGGAACTCACTGTGTTCACCGGGTGA